The genomic interval CTTGCGGATGCGGTACATGACAGGGTCGCGCAAGTTGAGGTTGGGCGACGCCATGTCGATCTTCGCGCGCAGCGTGCGTGTGCCGTCCGCAAACTCGCCAGCGCGCATGCGGGCAAACAGATCGAGGTTCTCCTCGACCGAGCGGTTGCGGTACGGGCTTTCGTGCCCCGGCTCGGTGAGCGTGCCGCGACGTTCGCGGATCTCGTCGGGCGTGAGGTCGTCCACGTAGGCTTTGCCATGTTCGATGAGCCGCACGGCCCACGCGTAGAGTTGCTCGAAGTAATCGGAGGTGAAGTACAGGTGCGTGCCCCAGTCGAAGCCAAGCCAGCGCACGTCGTGCATGATGGACTCGACATACTCGGCTTCCTCTTTAGTCGGGTTGGTGTCATCAAAACGCAAGTGGCAGCGGCCGCCGTGCTCGGCGGCAATGCCAAAGTCCAGGCTGATCGCCTTGGCGTGGCCGATGTGCAGGTAGCCGTTAGGCTCCGGGGGAAAGCGCGTGACGACGCGCCCGCCCCATTTATTCGTCGCCATATCCTCGGCGACGATAGTGCGGATGAAGTTGGGGGGTTTCGCTATCGCAATCATGTTCATCCCATCTATAATGTCCATCCGTTCCAGCCCCCATCCATCGGAGTTTGTGCCTCCATCGGTCGCGCTCGCGTTCCGCGCTGCCGGCCCCGGCATGATGGTCGCTTTTTCCTCCCTATTCCCCCTTGCAGACCCGCCATAGCGAGTCCGTGAAGTAGCGCCGCGCGTCATAGAGCTGCGCGACGATCGCGTAGCCGGTCTCCTCTGCCAGACGCTCGATGTCGGAGTCCAGGTATTTGTAGGATAGCTCCGTCCGGATCGGTTCCCAGGGACCGAAGTGGAAACGCCGTCCGATCGTCTCGATGTACGCGGATTGCTCGACCCGGCTCACGAGATAGCTCGTGATCGATCCACCGTGCACATCGTAGGTGGAATAGAAGCGGAAGACATCGACGTCGAAATCGCCGCCCAGATCGCGGTTGATGCGATGCAAGAGGTTCAGGTTGAAATCGCGGGTCACGCCCTCGGAATCGTCGTAGGCGCGCCGCATGACATCGAGGTCCTTGCGGAGATCGAATCCGATCAAGACCAGATCGCCGTCCTTGAGCGTGTTCCAGAGGCTCTTCAGGAACACCAGGGACTCGGCTGCGGTGAAATTCCCGAGGTTCGAGCCCAGGAACAGCACCACGGTCCGGGTATCCGCGCCGCGCGTGAGCCATCTGAGCCCTTTCAAATAGTCCGCCGCAATACCCTCGGCCTCGATACCCGGAAACGCCGTTTCCAGGCTGTCGAGGAGCGCCGAGAGCGCGGACTTGGAGATGTCGATGGGCACATAGCGGAACGGCTGCGAGCGCTCGCGCAACGCGCGCAGCAAGAGCCGCGTCTTGACACCGTTCCCGGGTCCGAGCTCCACCAGAAGCAAGGGCTCCCCCGATAATACCTCGACCAGGCGCGGGTGCTGGCGCTCGAAGATCTCCCGTTCGCAGCCGGTGAGATAGTATTCGGGGAGCACCATGATCCGTTCGAAGAGCCGTGATCCGATATCGTCATAGAAATACTTCGAGGGGATATGCTTGGGGGTCGAGGACAGCCCCATGAGGACGTCGAGCGCAAAGGCCTCGGTGAGGCGCATTGTCTCGGTCGGGTCCTCGGACCTCAAGAGATCGTGGAGCATCGCTGAGAGCGCTCCGCTAGGCGGATCCCGGCGAACTGCCAGCGCTGGCCGGGGTAGAAAAAGTTGCGGTAGGTGGCCCGGATGTGGCTGCGCGGCGTGGCGAAGGACCCCCCGCGCAACACCATCTGGCTGCTCATGAACTTGCCGTTGTATTCCCCGAGGGCCCCCTCAGGCGCCCGGTAACCGGGATAGGGCAGATAGGCGCTCGCCGTCCACTCCCAGAGATCGCCCAGCATCTGGGCGGGGGAACCGTCACCGCCGTCGCGCCCGGGATAGACGGGTCGCAACCGGCCGTCTTCGAGGAGATGGGCGGTGCCGGGATCGGTGTAGCCCGCGCGCGCCGCCCGCTCCCATTCGGCCTCCGTCGGCAGGCGCTTTCCGAGCCAGCGCGCGTAGGCATCCGCCTCGAAATAGCTGACATGGCAGACGGGCTCATCGAGCGGCAGCGCCTCGAGCCCGTTCAGGCTATACATCATCCATCGCTCCCCGATCCGCTCCCAGTACAGCGGCGCGAACCAGCCCTCGTGGCGCACCCGGTCCCAGCCGTCCGAGAGCCAGTGCCGGTAGTCCCGATATCCCCCGTCCTCGATGAAGGACAGGTACTCGCGGTTCGACACCAGTCGGTCCCCTAGCTCGAACGACGGGACATGGATCGGATGCGCCGGGCGCTCGTTGTCGAACGAGAACCCCTCGCCCTCGAACCCCATGCGTCCCATCCCGCCCTTGAAGCCGATGGGGCGGGCCTCGGCAACGGCGGCGGGGCCCATGGTGGTACCGGGCCGGTACGCCGGGCGCTCGGGGTTGGTGGCGAGGATGTGCTTCACGTCCATGAGGATCAGCTCCTGGTGCTGCTGCTCGTGGTGGAGGCCGAGGATGATGCAGCGCTCGACCTCCGGCCATCGCCCCACAGTCACGGTTTCGACGAGCCGGGCGATCCGCCGATCGACCTCCGCACGGTAGGCATAGACCTCGGACACCGTGGGTCGCGACAAGCACCCGCGGCGAGGCCGTTCCAGCCGCTTCGCGAAGGCCTCGTAGTACGAGTTGAACAGGAAGCCATAGGTGGCCCGATGAGGCGTGCATCCGGGGAGGTGCGGCTCCAGGACGAACGCCTCGAAGAACCAGCTCGTGTGACCCAGGTGCCACTTGGGCGGGCTCACGTCCGGCATGGTCTGGACGACGTAGTCCTCGGTCTCCAGCGGCTCGCAAAGCGCACAAGTCGCCTGCCGAACAGCCCGATAGGTGCGAAGCACATCGGCTCTCTGCATAATCCCCTCCCCACGGCCGAACGCTCGGAGTCGATGCCGGCGGTGCGGAGCTTAGCAGAGCCCGCCGCCGCTGGCCACGTGTGTCGATCGAAAGGGAGACGTACCCCCAACGCGCGTTACATCCCCTGCGCCGCGCCCGGTCCGATACGCCCATCTGCGGCGCCACGATGACATTTCATGATGCAAGGGCAGCCATGCCAGGCGGGGCCAAGAGGCCATGGACGATTTCGGGATCCTCCCCACCTTCAAGGGCATCGCGGTCGGCTGGGCGCCCTATCGCAAATACGACTGTACCCAGGTGCTCTGCAATGCGCATCACCTACGGGAGCTCATCTTCCAAGCCGAAACCCGCCAAGTACCCTTTGCACAACCGCTCATCGACCTCCTCTGTGAGGCCGACGCCGAGGGAATGGAGTGCTCAAGGCGATAGGTAATTGTTACCTATGTAGCGAGTCTAGCCACGCCTATCAGCACCGCAGTGATTGCACTATCGCATTGATAAATATGACAATCGTGCCCCGCTCCGGTGCTGGCACCGTTGTTGAAGTTATCCAGTCTGTCCGGACCTAGCTCGGGTCCCGATAGTTACACCAATGTCCAAACGGAGGACACCATGAACTGGGATCAAGTCCACGGTAACTGGAACCAAGTCAAAGGCAAGGCCAAGCAGATGTGGGGTGATTTAACGGACGATGAGCTCGGCACGATCGCCGGGAAGCGGGATGAATTGGTCGGGCGGCTGCATCAAGTATGGCATCAGCAAGGAGAAAGCACAGTAACAGCCA from Pseudomonadota bacterium carries:
- the egtD gene encoding L-histidine N(alpha)-methyltransferase encodes the protein MLHDLLRSEDPTETMRLTEAFALDVLMGLSSTPKHIPSKYFYDDIGSRLFERIMVLPEYYLTGCEREIFERQHPRLVEVLSGEPLLLVELGPGNGVKTRLLLRALRERSQPFRYVPIDISKSALSALLDSLETAFPGIEAEGIAADYLKGLRWLTRGADTRTVVLFLGSNLGNFTAAESLVFLKSLWNTLKDGDLVLIGFDLRKDLDVMRRAYDDSEGVTRDFNLNLLHRINRDLGGDFDVDVFRFYSTYDVHGGSITSYLVSRVEQSAYIETIGRRFHFGPWEPIRTELSYKYLDSDIERLAEETGYAIVAQLYDARRYFTDSLWRVCKGE
- the egtB gene encoding ergothioneine biosynthesis protein EgtB — encoded protein: MQRADVLRTYRAVRQATCALCEPLETEDYVVQTMPDVSPPKWHLGHTSWFFEAFVLEPHLPGCTPHRATYGFLFNSYYEAFAKRLERPRRGCLSRPTVSEVYAYRAEVDRRIARLVETVTVGRWPEVERCIILGLHHEQQHQELILMDVKHILATNPERPAYRPGTTMGPAAVAEARPIGFKGGMGRMGFEGEGFSFDNERPAHPIHVPSFELGDRLVSNREYLSFIEDGGYRDYRHWLSDGWDRVRHEGWFAPLYWERIGERWMMYSLNGLEALPLDEPVCHVSYFEADAYARWLGKRLPTEAEWERAARAGYTDPGTAHLLEDGRLRPVYPGRDGGDGSPAQMLGDLWEWTASAYLPYPGYRAPEGALGEYNGKFMSSQMVLRGGSFATPRSHIRATYRNFFYPGQRWQFAGIRLAERSQRCSTIS
- a CDS encoding CsbD family protein, giving the protein MNWDQVHGNWNQVKGKAKQMWGDLTDDELGTIAGKRDELVGRLHQVWHQQGESTVTARQLDQKAIVHAS